From Streptomyces sp. Edi4, one genomic window encodes:
- a CDS encoding NAD(P)/FAD-dependent oxidoreductase — protein sequence MLSTAHHADVLIVGAGLAGLSAAHRLTGAGVTVSVLEAAPDVGGRMATRSVDGFRLDRIGQLLSTSYPDLTRTPGLEDLPLRPFAPGVLVHSEGRHYRAGTTGSARGALAAARARASAPRGTATPLGGALDQARLGKALARLAATPLERITARPELPIGQALLSRGLPARTLDGFVRPLLSALLCDPGLTTSSHCADLALRGFARGRLCVPEGGAATLPRLLAAALPPGTVRTDVKVTSVATTSVTTADHGVLGCRSLLLATDAPAAAALLPGLRVPAFHPLTVLHHTAPRAPLADPALLLDADRGGPVAYTSVMSEVDPSRAPRGRALITSAVLGTPPDDVERAVRRQLARLYATSTSDWELLALHHTPQAVPSMPAPHDLRRPVRLLAGLYVCGDHRDTSTVQGALYSGRRAADAILSDLGVPSWQARPEVIRKAA from the coding sequence GTGCTCAGCACCGCACATCACGCGGACGTACTCATCGTGGGAGCCGGGCTCGCGGGCCTGTCAGCCGCGCATCGGCTGACCGGCGCGGGAGTCACGGTCAGCGTTCTGGAGGCGGCCCCCGACGTCGGCGGCCGCATGGCGACCCGCTCCGTCGACGGCTTCCGGCTCGACCGGATCGGGCAACTGCTCTCGACCTCCTACCCGGACCTGACCCGCACCCCGGGCCTGGAGGACCTGCCGCTGCGCCCGTTCGCACCCGGCGTCCTCGTGCACAGCGAGGGCCGCCACTACCGGGCGGGCACGACGGGGAGCGCACGGGGCGCACTCGCCGCAGCGCGCGCCCGCGCGAGCGCCCCGCGCGGCACGGCCACCCCGCTCGGCGGCGCACTGGACCAGGCCCGCCTGGGCAAGGCACTCGCCAGGCTGGCCGCCACTCCCCTGGAGCGGATCACGGCCCGCCCCGAACTCCCCATCGGGCAGGCCTTGTTGAGCCGTGGCCTGCCCGCCCGCACCCTGGACGGCTTCGTACGCCCCCTGTTGTCCGCCCTGCTCTGCGACCCCGGCCTGACCACGTCGAGCCACTGCGCCGACCTCGCGCTGCGCGGCTTCGCGCGCGGCAGGCTGTGCGTGCCGGAGGGCGGCGCGGCCACCCTGCCGAGGCTGCTCGCCGCCGCCCTGCCGCCCGGCACGGTGCGTACGGACGTGAAGGTGACGTCCGTCGCCACGACCTCGGTCACCACCGCGGACCACGGCGTGCTCGGCTGCCGTTCGCTGCTCCTGGCCACCGACGCCCCGGCCGCCGCCGCGCTCCTGCCGGGCCTCAGGGTCCCCGCCTTCCACCCGCTGACCGTGCTGCACCACACCGCGCCCCGCGCCCCGCTCGCCGATCCCGCGCTGCTCCTGGACGCGGACCGCGGCGGCCCGGTGGCGTACACGTCGGTGATGAGCGAGGTCGACCCGAGCCGGGCCCCGCGGGGCCGGGCCCTGATCACCTCGGCCGTACTCGGCACTCCGCCGGACGACGTGGAGCGCGCCGTACGGCGCCAACTGGCGCGCCTGTACGCCACGTCCACGTCCGACTGGGAGCTTCTGGCCCTGCACCACACCCCGCAGGCCGTGCCGTCGATGCCCGCCCCGCACGATCTGCGCCGCCCGGTCCGGCTGCTCGCCGGCCTGTATGTGTGCGGCGACCACCGCGACACCAGCACCGTGCAGGGCGCCCTGTACTCGGGGCGCCGCGCGGCCGACGCGATCCTCAGTGATCTGGGCGTCCCGTCCTGGCAGGCGAGGCCGGAGGTGATCCGCAAGGCGGCCTGA
- a CDS encoding regulator, translating to MTERPSQRTPNRQLAALIAEAGFSNAGLARRVDQLGLEHGLDLRYDKTSVTRWLRGQQPRGTTPALIAEVFTRRLGRRLSAQDLGLDACAPVYAGLEFAATPEEAIDIVSGLWRKDSGSHAELRKIAFTPAGLVVPSRDWLIGRADDRVGRGEPAPPGGATRVPVQGRPSVPRQRTTDRGPGQRVTSGDIAALRSVGELFRTLDHAYGGGHARQALVRYLEHEAEPMLRGHYGESVGRRLFAAAADLTRLAGWTSYDIAAHGLAQRYFVQALRLSQAAGDRAYGSYVLVTMSRQAVYLGHGREAVQLARVAQQGVGSAAPPVVQSLLNAVEARGHGVLGEVRACTASLARAERALESARPGDDVPHWARSFDEAQLADEFGHCHRDLQQYRACAQHAERSLQLRAPAYARSRLFCRVVLATARLGLGELDQACALGAEAAQQASEMRSARAVEYVRDFERRLEPYRDAAPVRTYRDRVAALG from the coding sequence ATGACGGAACGACCCTCGCAGCGCACCCCCAACCGCCAGCTCGCCGCACTCATCGCAGAAGCCGGGTTCTCCAATGCCGGGCTCGCCCGCCGCGTTGACCAGCTCGGGCTCGAGCACGGCCTGGACCTGCGCTACGACAAGACCTCGGTCACGCGGTGGCTGCGCGGCCAGCAGCCGCGCGGCACCACACCCGCGCTGATCGCCGAGGTGTTCACCCGCCGGCTCGGCCGCCGGCTCTCCGCTCAGGACCTCGGGCTCGACGCGTGTGCGCCGGTGTACGCGGGCCTGGAGTTCGCGGCGACGCCGGAGGAGGCCATCGACATCGTCAGCGGCCTGTGGCGCAAGGACTCGGGCAGCCACGCCGAACTGCGCAAGATCGCCTTCACCCCGGCGGGGCTGGTGGTCCCGAGCCGGGACTGGCTGATCGGGCGGGCCGACGACCGGGTGGGACGGGGTGAACCCGCCCCGCCGGGCGGCGCCACGCGCGTCCCCGTCCAGGGCCGCCCCTCCGTGCCCCGCCAGCGGACCACCGACCGGGGCCCGGGACAGCGCGTGACCAGCGGAGACATCGCGGCGCTCCGCTCGGTCGGCGAACTCTTCCGCACCCTCGACCATGCCTACGGCGGCGGCCACGCGCGTCAGGCCCTGGTGCGCTACCTGGAGCACGAGGCCGAGCCGATGCTGCGCGGTCATTACGGCGAGAGCGTGGGGCGGCGCCTGTTCGCGGCCGCCGCCGACCTGACGCGGCTGGCCGGCTGGACCTCGTACGACATCGCCGCCCACGGGCTCGCCCAGCGCTACTTCGTGCAGGCGCTGCGGCTGTCGCAGGCCGCGGGCGACCGGGCGTACGGCTCGTATGTGCTGGTCACGATGAGCCGCCAGGCCGTCTACCTCGGGCACGGCCGCGAGGCGGTCCAGCTGGCCCGGGTCGCCCAGCAGGGCGTGGGATCGGCGGCGCCACCCGTTGTGCAGTCGCTGCTCAACGCGGTGGAGGCGCGCGGGCACGGGGTGCTCGGCGAGGTGCGGGCGTGCACCGCCTCGCTCGCGCGGGCCGAGCGGGCCCTGGAGAGCGCGCGGCCCGGCGACGACGTGCCGCACTGGGCGCGCTCCTTCGACGAGGCGCAGCTCGCCGACGAGTTCGGCCACTGCCACCGCGACCTCCAGCAGTACCGCGCCTGCGCGCAGCACGCGGAGCGCTCGCTGCAATTGCGCGCCCCCGCGTACGCCCGCTCGCGCCTGTTCTGCCGGGTCGTACTCGCCACCGCGCGGCTCGGACTCGGCGAACTCGACCAGGCGTGCGCGCTGGGCGCGGAGGCGGCCCAGCAGGCGAGCGAGATGCGCTCGGCGCGCGCGGTGGAGTACGTACGCGACTTCGAGCGCCGCCTCGAGCCGTACCGGGACGCGGCCCCGGTCCGCACCTACCGGGACCGGGTGGCCGCGCTGGGGTGA
- the lipB gene encoding lipoyl(octanoyl) transferase LipB has translation MNELRCVRLGFGEDAVDYQEAWDEQRRVHAARFADEIPDTCLLVEHPPVYTAGRRTQDSERPLDGTPVIDVDRGGKITWHGPGQLVGYPIQKLPRPVDVVAHVRRLEEALIRTAADFGVETTRVEGRSGVWVLGDPVERRPRLGGLSLDFDPRLNDDEFDARLNGPEYAPSNAGQRREDRKLAAIGIRVAKGVTMHGFSFNVNPDNTWFDRIVPCGIRDAGVTSLSYELGREVTIAEVLPVAEKHLRDVLEHAQPAPRVIERETERASA, from the coding sequence GTGAACGAGCTGCGATGTGTCCGGCTGGGTTTCGGCGAGGACGCGGTCGACTACCAGGAGGCCTGGGACGAGCAGCGGCGCGTGCACGCGGCCCGGTTCGCCGACGAGATCCCCGACACCTGTCTGCTCGTCGAGCACCCCCCGGTCTACACGGCGGGGCGACGCACGCAGGACAGCGAGCGCCCCCTGGACGGCACCCCGGTCATCGACGTCGACCGGGGTGGCAAGATCACCTGGCACGGCCCCGGCCAGCTCGTCGGCTACCCGATCCAGAAGCTGCCGCGCCCCGTCGACGTGGTCGCGCACGTACGCCGTCTGGAAGAGGCCCTGATCCGTACCGCCGCCGACTTCGGCGTGGAGACAACCCGGGTCGAGGGCCGCAGCGGAGTGTGGGTCCTCGGCGATCCGGTCGAGCGGCGCCCCAGGCTCGGCGGGCTTTCCCTGGACTTCGACCCGCGCCTGAACGACGACGAGTTCGACGCCCGCCTCAACGGCCCCGAGTACGCGCCCTCCAACGCCGGCCAGCGCCGCGAGGACCGCAAGCTGGCGGCGATCGGCATCCGCGTCGCCAAGGGCGTCACGATGCACGGCTTCTCCTTCAACGTGAACCCGGACAACACCTGGTTCGACCGGATCGTGCCGTGCGGGATCCGGGACGCGGGTGTGACGTCGCTCTCGTACGAACTGGGCCGCGAGGTGACCATCGCGGAGGTCCTGCCGGTGGCCGAGAAGCACCTGCGCGACGTCCTGGAGCACGCGCAGCCGGCTCCCCGGGTGATCGAGCGGGAGACCGAGCGGGCGTCGGCGTAG
- the lipA gene encoding lipoyl synthase, with translation MSAVAPDGRKMLRLEVRNSQTPIERKPEWIKTRAKMGPEYNQLQKLVKSEGLHTVCQEAGCPNIFECWEDREATFLIGGDQCTRRCDFCQIDTGKPEALDRDEPRRVGESVVTMDLNYATITGVARDDLADGGAWLYAETVRQIHAQTADRAEGRTKVELLAPDFNAVPEQLREVFSSRPEVFAHNVETVPRIFKRIRPGFRYERSLDVITQARDYGLITKSNLILGMGETREEISEALQHLHDAGCELITITQYLRPSVRHHPVERWVKPQEFVELKEEADEIGFSGVMSGPLVRSSYRAGRLYQQAMEARSAATTA, from the coding sequence GTGTCCGCAGTCGCACCCGACGGACGCAAGATGCTGCGCCTGGAGGTCCGGAACAGCCAGACCCCCATCGAGCGCAAGCCCGAGTGGATCAAGACCCGGGCGAAGATGGGTCCCGAGTACAACCAGCTGCAGAAGCTGGTCAAGAGCGAGGGGCTGCACACGGTCTGCCAGGAGGCGGGCTGCCCCAACATCTTCGAGTGCTGGGAGGACCGCGAGGCCACCTTCCTCATCGGCGGTGACCAGTGCACCCGGCGCTGCGACTTCTGCCAGATCGACACGGGCAAGCCCGAGGCGCTGGACCGCGACGAGCCCCGCCGCGTGGGCGAGTCGGTCGTCACGATGGACCTGAACTACGCCACCATCACCGGCGTCGCCCGCGACGACCTGGCCGACGGCGGCGCCTGGCTGTACGCCGAGACGGTGCGCCAGATCCACGCGCAGACCGCGGACCGCGCCGAGGGGCGCACCAAGGTCGAGCTCCTGGCCCCCGACTTCAACGCGGTCCCCGAGCAGCTGCGAGAGGTCTTCTCCTCCCGCCCCGAGGTCTTCGCGCACAACGTCGAGACCGTGCCGCGCATCTTCAAGCGGATCCGCCCCGGCTTCCGTTACGAGCGCTCCCTCGACGTGATCACCCAGGCCCGCGACTACGGCCTGATCACCAAGTCCAACCTGATCCTCGGCATGGGCGAGACCCGCGAGGAGATCAGCGAGGCGCTCCAGCACCTGCACGACGCGGGTTGCGAACTCATCACGATCACCCAGTACCTGCGCCCCTCCGTGCGCCACCACCCCGTAGAGCGCTGGGTGAAGCCGCAGGAGTTCGTGGAGCTGAAGGAGGAGGCCGACGAGATCGGTTTCTCCGGTGTGATGTCGGGCCCGCTGGTCCGCTCCTCCTACCGCGCCGGGCGCCTGTACCAGCAGGCGATGGAGGCACGGAGCGCCGCCACCACGGCGTGA
- a CDS encoding DUF4191 domain-containing protein — translation MARKATAESAANDANAGRLKQIALTYKMTRKADSKIGLVIAGVGIVVIGVFLAIGFLLGHPVYLGILGLLVAVLAMAIVFGRRAERAAFGQMEGQPGAAAAVLQNIGRGWTTTPAVAMNRSQDVVHRAVGRAGIVLVAEGNPNRVKSLLAAEKKKMARIVVDAPVHDVIVGDGEGQVPLKKVRTTLLKLPRVLSGPQVTAANDRLRAMGDLMSNMPLPKGPMPKGMRMPRGGKTR, via the coding sequence ATGGCGAGGAAGGCAACCGCAGAGAGCGCTGCGAACGATGCGAATGCGGGGCGACTGAAGCAGATCGCCCTGACCTACAAGATGACCCGGAAGGCCGATTCCAAGATCGGGCTGGTCATCGCCGGCGTGGGAATCGTCGTCATCGGCGTCTTCCTCGCGATCGGGTTCCTGCTCGGGCACCCGGTCTACCTGGGCATTCTCGGCCTTCTTGTGGCCGTGCTCGCGATGGCGATCGTCTTTGGACGGCGTGCCGAGCGGGCGGCCTTCGGCCAGATGGAGGGCCAGCCGGGCGCGGCCGCGGCCGTGCTCCAGAACATCGGGCGCGGCTGGACCACCACCCCGGCCGTGGCGATGAACCGCAGCCAGGACGTCGTGCACCGGGCCGTCGGCCGGGCCGGCATCGTGCTCGTCGCCGAGGGCAACCCGAACCGGGTGAAGTCCCTGCTGGCCGCCGAGAAGAAGAAGATGGCCCGCATCGTCGTGGACGCCCCCGTCCACGACGTGATCGTCGGCGACGGCGAGGGCCAGGTGCCGCTCAAGAAGGTGCGCACCACGCTCCTGAAGCTGCCCCGCGTCCTGTCGGGCCCGCAGGTCACCGCGGCCAACGACCGGCTGCGCGCGATGGGCGACCTGATGAGCAACATGCCGCTGCCGAAGGGTCCGATGCCCAAGGGCATGCGGATGCCACGCGGCGGAAAGACGCGCTGA
- a CDS encoding RDD family protein has product MDNRQAMGSWLSGPRAAAEDMGVDFGYRGQRLGLPKDGPGSVAPLGRRFGAIFIDWALCALIAYQLIAHGNTHAANNWALLVFFLLGVLTVGTVGSTPGKRLLGLRVVAEEGGRLGIVRVAVRTVLLCLAIPALIWDRDGRGLHDRLARAVQVRI; this is encoded by the coding sequence GTGGACAACAGGCAAGCAATGGGATCGTGGCTCTCGGGGCCCCGCGCGGCTGCCGAGGACATGGGTGTCGACTTCGGTTACCGGGGCCAGCGGCTCGGTCTGCCCAAGGACGGGCCCGGCTCGGTGGCCCCCCTTGGCCGGCGCTTCGGCGCCATCTTCATCGACTGGGCCCTGTGCGCCCTGATCGCCTACCAGCTGATCGCCCACGGCAACACGCATGCCGCCAACAACTGGGCGCTCCTCGTCTTCTTCCTGCTCGGCGTGCTGACCGTGGGGACCGTCGGGTCCACCCCCGGCAAGCGGCTGCTGGGCCTGCGTGTGGTCGCGGAGGAGGGCGGCCGGCTCGGGATCGTGCGGGTCGCCGTGCGCACCGTCCTGCTGTGCCTGGCCATCCCCGCGCTGATCTGGGACCGCGACGGCCGGGGCCTGCACGACCGCCTCGCGCGCGCGGTCCAGGTCAGGATCTGA